Below is a window of Prosthecochloris sp. GSB1 DNA.
ATGGCGGCGAAGCGCAACTTCTCCGGCGGACTGCTCCTTCTGGCCTACGATGACCATGTAGGGGATTTTTTTTATTTCGGCTTCCCTGATTTTTTTGCCAATCTTTTCGTTGCGCGTATCGAGATCGGAGCGGATTCCGGCGTCGAGAAGCTTCCGGTGAATACCGGTGGCGTAGTCGTGAACATCTTCAACGATAGGCAGTACGGCGACCTGCACCGGGGCGAGCCAGATAGGAAAATTACCCGCTGTATGCTCGATCAGCACGCCGATGAACCGCTCCATCGAACCGAAGGGCGCACGGTGAATGATGACGGGGCGGTGAGGCTGGCCGTCGCTGCCTACATAGGAGAGATCGAAACGTTCCGGCATCACGTAGTCTGCCTGCACGGTGCCGAGCTGCCACTTTCTTCCCAGCGCGTCACGGACGATGAAATCTATTTTCGGTCCGTAGAAGCTCGCTTCGCCGATGCCGACGAAGTAGTCGATATGCATCCTGTCGGCCGCTTCGCGGACATCTTTTTCCGCCTGGGCCCAGACCTCGCTGGTTCCGCCGTATTTTTCCCGGTTTTCGGGATCGTGCAACGAGAGGCGTATCTGGATATCCTCGAAGCCGAGCGTGGCGAAAACGAATTTCGTCAGGTCAATGGCTCCGCAGATTTCGTCGACGAGCTGGTCCGGACGGCAGTAAATATGGGAATCGTCCTGGGTGAAGCCCCTTGCGCGTATCAATCCGTTCAGCTCACCTGACTGTTCATGGCGGTATACCGTGCCGAATTCCGTGAGACGGATCGGCAGGTCGCGGTAGCTGCGCGGTTTCGAACTGTATATCAGGTGGTGATGCGGACAGTTCATCGGCTTGAGGAGGTACTGTTCCTCCCGGCCGAGATCGTCCGTATAGGTAAGCGGCGGAAACTGCGAGTCGCTGTAATAGGGATAGTGCCCCGAGCGTTTGTAGAGTTCAATATTGCCTATGTGCGGCGTGTAGACCGGCACGTAACCCCGCTTTTTCTGTTCGTCCCGCAGGAAGGACTCGAGTTCGCCGCGCACGATCGCGCCTTTCGGCAGCCAGATCGGCAGGCCGCTGCCGACCTCCGGGGAAAGCATGAACAACTCGAGTTCCGAGCCGAGCTTGCGGTGATCGCGCTTTTTCGCTTCTTCCATGCGCGCGAGGTGCTGCCTGAGCTGTTTTTCAGACGGGAACGCGATGCCGTAGATCCGCTGCATCGATTCGCGCGAGGCGTCGCCTCGCCAGAACGAAGCGGAAATATTGGTGAGCCTGACCGCCTTGAGCCTCGAGGTGTTGGGGAGGTGCGGTCCGCTGCAAAGGTCGGCGAACGCTCCCTGGCGGTAGATCGATACCCTTGGCGTATCTTTCAGGGTGTCCTCGAGAATTTCGACCTTGTAGGGATCGTTTCTTTCCGAGGAGAAATAGGCGACGGCCTCCTCCCTTGACATCTCTTCGCGGCAAACGTCCACTGCGCGCCTGGCGATATCTATCATCCGTTTCTCGATAGCTTCCAGGTCGTTATCGGTGAAGCGGTGTTCCGAGGCGATATCGTAGTAAAAGCCCTGCTCGACGGCCGGGCCGGCACCGAATTTCGTGCCCGGAAAAAGCTCCTCTATGGCCTGAGCCATGATATGGCTTGCACTGTGCCAGAAAATTTCCCTGCCGAGAGGATTATCGAAGGTGACGATTTCGACCGATGCGTCATCGGTGATCGGGATATGGAGATCCATTGCCCGGCCGTTGACGGATACCGCGAGCGCGTCGTGGGCGAGCTTCTTGCCTATTGAAAGTGCAATATCGTAGCCGGTGGCTCCTCTGGGAAAAGACCTGCTTTCACCGTCAGGCAGCGTAATCGTTACCAGTGATTGCGAATCGTTATGTTCGGACATGTAATCTCTGTCTCTTCTCTGTCAATGAGGCGCGGATATCATCGCCTCTTTCCTGGTTTCAGGAGCATCAGCCGCTTTCAGTCAGTTGATTATCGCCAGGGAGGGCTGATGGTTCCGGCCATGACGTTCAGTGCCGGACGGTTCCCTTGTTCGATAAGAGGACTCGAATTATAAGGAATAATTCTCATTGTTCAAAATTCCGCATTCCCGAAAAGAAGGGCTGTCATTGCGTCATTCGCAGAAGGTCGGGAGTGACGGTTTCTTTTCCCTGCTGTGCGGCCAGCGCCTCGGCTTTTTTCTTCATTTCCCTGCCGAAGGATATCTGGCTGATGAACGGAGCCTTTTGCACGATCTCCTCGAGCGCGGCGTTGGCTTCTTTCGTCCAGGTGATTTTTTTTGCAGGGAGGGGTTCTCCGCTCGACGAACGGCTTATCGGCAGGAAATTGAACAGGGTGTCGTAGAGCGCGTTGACGATTTCCTGGATGAGATAGACTGCGCCGCTGTGTCCCATGAACGGAGTGCCCAGCGCCCTGCGTACGATGGGGCCGGGAAAACCGGCGGGGATGAAGCGGGTTTTCGCGTCGAGTTCGGCAAGATAGATCTTGTCGACGATGCGGCCGAACATGAACTGCGGCTGGCAAGCCTGCAGTTCAGTTCGAAGACGTCCGTTATGCGTGTTCGCGGAGTCGTGGGAGAACAGGCACTGCATGCCCATTTCCTCGCC
It encodes the following:
- the thrS gene encoding threonine--tRNA ligase, with translation MSEHNDSQSLVTITLPDGESRSFPRGATGYDIALSIGKKLAHDALAVSVNGRAMDLHIPITDDASVEIVTFDNPLGREIFWHSASHIMAQAIEELFPGTKFGAGPAVEQGFYYDIASEHRFTDNDLEAIEKRMIDIARRAVDVCREEMSREEAVAYFSSERNDPYKVEILEDTLKDTPRVSIYRQGAFADLCSGPHLPNTSRLKAVRLTNISASFWRGDASRESMQRIYGIAFPSEKQLRQHLARMEEAKKRDHRKLGSELELFMLSPEVGSGLPIWLPKGAIVRGELESFLRDEQKKRGYVPVYTPHIGNIELYKRSGHYPYYSDSQFPPLTYTDDLGREEQYLLKPMNCPHHHLIYSSKPRSYRDLPIRLTEFGTVYRHEQSGELNGLIRARGFTQDDSHIYCRPDQLVDEICGAIDLTKFVFATLGFEDIQIRLSLHDPENREKYGGTSEVWAQAEKDVREAADRMHIDYFVGIGEASFYGPKIDFIVRDALGRKWQLGTVQADYVMPERFDLSYVGSDGQPHRPVIIHRAPFGSMERFIGVLIEHTAGNFPIWLAPVQVAVLPIVEDVHDYATGIHRKLLDAGIRSDLDTRNEKIGKKIREAEIKKIPYMVIVGQKEQSAGEVALRRHRKGDIGNLGVNELKEKLLTEIRERS